One window of Synechococcales cyanobacterium T60_A2020_003 genomic DNA carries:
- a CDS encoding transposase, with translation MKPQYRIRNWSEYNAGLKARGSLTFWIEESVLGQWVVEELSGKPGASVLYSDLAIQTMATVK, from the coding sequence ATGAAACCTCAATACCGCATCCGCAACTGGTCAGAGTATAACGCTGGATTGAAGGCTAGGGGAAGCCTCACCTTCTGGATCGAAGAATCTGTGCTGGGGCAGTGGGTGGTCGAGGAGTTGAGCGGCAAACCCGGCGCGTCAGTTCTTTATAGTGACCTTGCGATTCAAACAATGGCGACCGTCAAAG